The genomic region CGCGACCACCGGCGTCGGCGGCATCCTGCGCGACGTCTTCACCATGGGCGCGCGCCCGATCGCCTGCCTGAACGCGCTGAGCTTCGGTGCGCCAGAGCACCCCAAGACCCGGCATCTGGTGTCCGGCGTGGTCGCGGGCGTCGGCGGCTACGGCAATTCCTTCGGCGTGCCGACGGTCGGCGGCCAGGTGCGTTTCCACACCCGCTACGACGGCAATATCCTGGTCAACGCGATGGCGGTCGGCCTCGCCGACGCCGACAAGATCTTCTACGCGGCGGCCTCCGGCGTGAACATGCCGATCGTCTATCTCGGCTCCAAGACCGGGCGAGACGGCATTCACGGCGCCTCGATGGCCTCGGCCGAATTCGACGACGCCTCAGAGGAGAAGCGGCCGACCGTGCAGGTCGGCGATCCCTTCGCCGAGAAGCTCTTGCTGGAAGCCTGCCTCGAGATCATGGAAAAGGGTTGCGTGATCGCGATCCAGGACATGGGCGCGGCGGGCCTGACCTGCTCGGCGGTCGAGATGGGCGCCAAGGGCGATCTCGGCGTCGAGCTCGACCTCAGCGCGGTGCCGACCCGCGAGACCGGCATGAGCGCCTACGAGATGATGCTCTCGGAGAGCCAGGAGCGCATGCTCATGGTGCTCAAGCCCGAGAAGGAAAAAGAGGCCGAGGCGATCTTCCGCAAATGGGGGCTCGATTTCGCTATCGTCGGCTACACCACGCCGACCAAGCGCTTCGTCGTCAAGCATGCCGGCGACGTGATGGCCGACCTGCCGATCAAGGAGCTCGGTGACGAGGCGCCGGTCTATGACCGTCCACACGTCGCCTCGAATGCGCTGCCGGTGATCCGCGGCCAGGACGTCAAGCCGCCGCTCGGCATCGCGGACGCGCTGGAAAAGCTGATCGGCACGCCCGAATTGTGCTCGAAGCGCTGGGTGTGGGAGCAGTACGACCACGTCATTCTCGGCAATACCATGCAGCGCCCCGGCGGCGATGCCGCGGTGGTTCGCGTCGAGGACGGGCCGAAGGGCCTTGCGCTCACCGTCGACGTCACGCCGCGCTATTGCGAGGCCGATCCGTTCGAGGGCGGCAAGCAGGCGGTGGCGGAAGCCTGGCGCAACATCACCGCGGTCGGCGGCCGGCCGCTCGCGATTACCGACAATCTCAACTTCGGCAATCCTGAACGGCCCGAGATCATGGGCCAGTTCGTCGGCTGCCTGAAGGGCATTTCGGAGGCCTGCCGCACGCTGGATTTCCCGGTCGTGTCCGGCAACGTCTCGCTCTACAACGAGACCAACGGCCGCGGCATCCTGCCGACGCCTTCGATCGGCGGCGTCGGCCTGCTCGACGACTTCACCAAGTCCGCGACCCTGGCATTCAAGACGGCGGGCGAGGCGATCCTCCTGGTTGGCGAAACCCAGGGCTGGCTCGGCCAGTCGGTCTATCTGCGCGACGTCTGCGGCCGCGAGGAGGGCGCTCCGCCACCGGTCGATCTCGCTGCCGAGAAGCGCAATGGCGACGTGGTGCGCGGCATGATCCATGCCGGCACCGCGACCGCGGTGCACGACGTCTCCGACGGCGGTCTTTTGATCGCGCTCGCCGAGATGGCGATCGCGAGCGGCATCGGCGCGCAGCTGCTGGCCGCGCCGTCCTCGATCGTGCCGCATGCCTATTGGTACGGCGAGGATCAGGCCCGCTACGTCGTCACCGTGCCAGCCGCCGACGCAGGCCTCGTGCTGGCCAAGATGAAGGGTGCCGGCGTGCCCTGCGCGCGCATCGGCACCACCGGCGGAGATGCGATCGCCGTCGCCGGCGAGGCGCAGGTATCGATCGAGAGCCTGTCGCGCGCCTTCGAGCACTGGCTGCCGAACTATATGCGCGGTACCGCCGCCTGATCCGAGCGAATCGGGCGCTGCGGCGCATAGCAAAGATCTCAATGGCGCGATGAACCCTTCATCGCGCTATTTCTTTTCCGGGCATGATCCGGATCAGGCCTTACGTCGCGCCGCGGACCGCGCGCCAGGCAAAGATGATGATGCAGGCGCCGATGAAGCCGGCGACGAGATAGCTGAGCCAGCCTCCGCCGAGCGACACGCCGAGCAGACCCAACAGCCAGTTCGCCAGCGCGGCGCCGACGATGCCGAGGATGATGTTCATGAAGATGCCGGTTCCGGACTTCATGAACATCTCGGCGAGCCAGCCCGCCAGCCCGCCGACGATGATGGCGGCGATCCATCCAACTTGTGGGTCGTTCATCTCAGGACTCCCTAGGGTCAAGCAGTCCGGCCAGCATACCCGAGAATCACCTGGCGGGATGTGACCAAAGGCAGGTTGTGCGCAACTTGTCGGCCGCGAAAATGCCGTCAGCCCTGCCGCTTGCGTCGCGCCCGGCGTTCGGCCGCGGTGATCAGGATGCGCGGGCCCGGCCCCTGGGCGCCGAGCTTGTCGTCGCAATTGCGCAGCGGGCAGTCGGTCACCGACAGGCAGCCGCAGCCGATGCAGTTGAACAGCTTGTCGCGGAGGTCGGTGAGATCGTTGATGCGCTGCTCCAGCGTCTCGGTCCAGGCGCGCATCGCGCGCTCCCATTCGCGCACGGTCGGCGCGCGATCGAGCGGGATCGCGGCGAAGGTCTGCCTGATCTCGTCCAGCGGGATCCCGGCGCGCTGCGCGATCCTGATCACCGCGATCCGCCGCAGCACGCCGCGCATGTAGCGGCGCTGGTTGCCGCCGGTGCGCCGGCTCGCGATCAGCCCTTTGCTCTCGTAGAAGTGAAGGGTGGAGACGGCAAGTCCGCTGCGCCGCGCCACCTCGCCAACTGAAAGCTCCTGCGCAAGCGTCATTGCAAATCCTGGATTAGAAGTCCTGTATTGGAAGTCGTGCATTAGAAGACTTGCAAGCTGCCAGCCTTGACCTCAACCATACTTGAGGTTCTATATCAGTTGCGGGCTTGCAGGGGCAAGCTTCCGGCCGACACGCCGGGGTTCGTTCTTGGAAGCGATATGCCGTCCGCATCATTGTCGTCGCGCCGCTGGCTCGGGCTTCGTGCCAAGCCGTTCGGCATTGCCGTTCTGTTGCTCGTCTGTGCCGCGGCCGGCTTGTTTGCCTGGCGCGCAGGCGGATCCAGCGCCTCGGCCAAGGCCACCGCCGAAGCGCCGCCGACGCCGGTGGCGGCGATGGTGGTGCGGGCCGAAACCTTGCCGCGGTCGATCGAGGCGATCGGCTCGCTGCAGGCGGTACGGCAGGTGATTCTGGCGCCGGAGGTTGCCGGCCGCGTCACCGCGATCAATTTCGATGCCGGCACCGATGTCGCCGAGGGCGCGCCGCTGGTGCAGCTCTATGACGCGCCGCTGCGCGCCGCGCGCACAGTCGCGGTCTCCAAGGGACGCTTTGCACAGCTGCAGGAGAAGCGCTCGCAGGGCCTCGCGCCGTCCGGCTTCGTGACCCAGGAGACGCTGCAGCAGCGGCAGGAAGACCTGAAGCAGGCCGACGCCTCGCTCGACCAGCTCGATGCGCAGATCGCGCAGATGACGATCCGCGCGCCGTTCGCGGGCCAGGTCGGACTGCGCAAGGTCAATCTCGGCCAATACGTCAATGCCGGCGATGCGCTCGCGACGCTGACCGCGCTCGACCAGCTCTATGCCAATTTCACCGTTCCGCAGCAGCGCCTGTCAAATCTGAAGGTGGGAGGCGCGGTGACGATCCGTACCGACGCTTTCCCCGATCGGGTGTTCGAGGCCAAGATCAACGCCATCGAGCCGCAGGTCGCCGAGGACACCCGCAATGTCCTCGTGCAAGCCCTGTTTTCCAATCCCGACCGGCTGCTGCGGCCGGGCCTCTTCGTGATGGTGAACGTCGTGCTGCCGCCGCAGCCGGACGCCATCGTGGTGCCGGTCACCGCGATCCAGACCAGCGCATCCGGCGAGAGCGTGCTTGTCGTGCGCGACAACAAGGCGGTCGGCGTCGCCGTCAAGACCGGGCAACGGATCGGCGAGCGTGTCGTGGTGGAGCAGGGCCTTGCACCCGGCGATCACGTCGTCACCGCGGGCCAGCTCCGCGTCATGCCAGGCGCGGCCGTCCAGACGACCATGGCGGAGACGCCGGAGAAGGGACGCTAGCCCCGCGAGCGGCGCCCGAGGAAT from Bradyrhizobium elkanii USDA 76 harbors:
- the purL gene encoding phosphoribosylformylglycinamidine synthase subunit PurL encodes the protein MNAPKNDPRNEPQITPELVAAHGLKPDEYERILKLIGRVPTFTELGIFSAMWNEHCSYKSSRIHLRGLPTKAPWVIQGPGENAGVIDIGDGQAVVFKMESHNHPSYIEPYQGATTGVGGILRDVFTMGARPIACLNALSFGAPEHPKTRHLVSGVVAGVGGYGNSFGVPTVGGQVRFHTRYDGNILVNAMAVGLADADKIFYAAASGVNMPIVYLGSKTGRDGIHGASMASAEFDDASEEKRPTVQVGDPFAEKLLLEACLEIMEKGCVIAIQDMGAAGLTCSAVEMGAKGDLGVELDLSAVPTRETGMSAYEMMLSESQERMLMVLKPEKEKEAEAIFRKWGLDFAIVGYTTPTKRFVVKHAGDVMADLPIKELGDEAPVYDRPHVASNALPVIRGQDVKPPLGIADALEKLIGTPELCSKRWVWEQYDHVILGNTMQRPGGDAAVVRVEDGPKGLALTVDVTPRYCEADPFEGGKQAVAEAWRNITAVGGRPLAITDNLNFGNPERPEIMGQFVGCLKGISEACRTLDFPVVSGNVSLYNETNGRGILPTPSIGGVGLLDDFTKSATLAFKTAGEAILLVGETQGWLGQSVYLRDVCGREEGAPPPVDLAAEKRNGDVVRGMIHAGTATAVHDVSDGGLLIALAEMAIASGIGAQLLAAPSSIVPHAYWYGEDQARYVVTVPAADAGLVLAKMKGAGVPCARIGTTGGDAIAVAGEAQVSIESLSRAFEHWLPNYMRGTAA
- a CDS encoding GlsB/YeaQ/YmgE family stress response membrane protein, with amino-acid sequence MNDPQVGWIAAIIVGGLAGWLAEMFMKSGTGIFMNIILGIVGAALANWLLGLLGVSLGGGWLSYLVAGFIGACIIIFAWRAVRGAT
- the soxR gene encoding redox-sensitive transcriptional activator SoxR, with amino-acid sequence MTLAQELSVGEVARRSGLAVSTLHFYESKGLIASRRTGGNQRRYMRGVLRRIAVIRIAQRAGIPLDEIRQTFAAIPLDRAPTVREWERAMRAWTETLEQRINDLTDLRDKLFNCIGCGCLSVTDCPLRNCDDKLGAQGPGPRILITAAERRARRKRQG
- a CDS encoding efflux RND transporter periplasmic adaptor subunit, with product MPSASLSSRRWLGLRAKPFGIAVLLLVCAAAGLFAWRAGGSSASAKATAEAPPTPVAAMVVRAETLPRSIEAIGSLQAVRQVILAPEVAGRVTAINFDAGTDVAEGAPLVQLYDAPLRAARTVAVSKGRFAQLQEKRSQGLAPSGFVTQETLQQRQEDLKQADASLDQLDAQIAQMTIRAPFAGQVGLRKVNLGQYVNAGDALATLTALDQLYANFTVPQQRLSNLKVGGAVTIRTDAFPDRVFEAKINAIEPQVAEDTRNVLVQALFSNPDRLLRPGLFVMVNVVLPPQPDAIVVPVTAIQTSASGESVLVVRDNKAVGVAVKTGQRIGERVVVEQGLAPGDHVVTAGQLRVMPGAAVQTTMAETPEKGR